The DNA sequence attataaaaaaaaatattaaaacaaatatagCAAACACATCAcctaatgtgtgtgtgtatatatatattataattataatgatttATATGAGTTTTTATAAAGATCGGAGAATGATGAGAACTTTGATATAATGCTCCTGTTTTACGGGAAGGATCTTCAGTTTCTGGACTTGTGCTTTTATTGACCCGTTTGTATAAATAAGTAGatgcacttttaagaagttgataATGCTAACTTCTCGCTCAGaatttctacttatttttcaaacactttattaatttattaactacTCACTtctaatctatttttttttattttaaacaagaaatcttttttattaaatttgtgaGAAACGGTCGTAATATCTTATTTTAAACACACGGAGAAGGGTTCTTGATCCTAAGAAGCTTGCTCCTAAGAAATTTGTGAGAAACGGTcgtaatatctaatattatagaGCATGTTCGAGTCCAAGTTCCCAACAAGTCAGTTAAAGCTCAAGATAATTACTAAAACTTGCATGTAAAAATCCTAAATtcttatgttattaatatatatcttatcaAGTTGTCGTGTCTGGGAATATAGTTTAGGAACTTGTGTATATAATGTTGTTGCATAGCTTCAGTGTATCACAGAGTGATAACAAATATTCAGCTTcaatttatgattattttacTCCTCTTCGTTTCAAtttatatgtctatttctttgcataaaatttattttagttagttgtccaattaaattttcaatataaaattatattttcaaattatttctacttcacatactccctctgtcccatttaattctatacgtttctttttaactgctcgacacgcatttcaatgatcttataaaatatagttccataacttatttttgagatattctttttctgtataaaaatataacatccaaactttaattcagaaaagaaaatttttaaaaatagattgcacaactacactttttaagagcattaaagtccgtgccgcgtccctgtcccccaatgtatacaaatcagggggacggagggagtataaaatatgttatttgtaTTTTCTAGATCAACCTCATTCTACATATTACAATCATTTAATACAATTAAtctataaatattcaattttctTAAACGATGTGATGTTTTATAAGCAGACATTCAATTTGAAATTGAGGTACtaatatatagtatagttcCTTGCAAAGTACTAAGAATCTAAATTAAAACTGGAAACACTCGACTCACTAATAAAAAGAATGTACATGTGaatcatattttaattgacGAATGACGCTTATCTTCATTTATCAAACActtattaattttcttttcgatttaaaagtattatttgaaaaaagttgTATATTTCTTTTATTAGGACATAATTCTATTTATTTCTCACCAAATTTGCTTTACTTCGAATTATATCAACTTTCCGAACCGTGGTAATGTTTAAACACCTCGATAGCAATCCCTATCACGTTAACAAATTAGCTAACtcgaaaaaaattgtatacaaGAAATAAAAGTTAATTATCAACTGGATCActtattccattccattccaatgTATCATCCGTATCACTGCGAAATTTTTAATCTCACATAAACCACTCATCAGACTACCAGTTGCATGCcgttaaatcaaatcaaaatagaCGTTACATTTAACTTTTTCTGTTAAGTTCAAGTTAACCATGATGTTTAACATTACTCATTTGCTTGTTCTTTTGAAACTTAAGTATTTATGCTtgtctttaaattttatttaaatgttgCAGCTCTTGATTATTGCAATTATTGTAAAAGtagaaagtaaataaatcaaatacaaaaaaaaagattttttattaaataaactagaaagtaaataaatcaaatacaaaaaaatataacaaaattttttatattaataacactAGAAAGTAGTATTAAGTTTTTAATTTCAGTACAAGTCCAAAACACCAGATATGCACACTTATATTTACTGGAGAATGAAGTGAAGTGGAATACACAGTCAGCAAAAGTAGCTGTTATTTTTTCACATCTGTTGCTACCattagttttttaaatttgatttaatgaaATGCAACCTTTAGTCTGTTGAGTGGTTTatatgagaccaaaaatttcgcAGCGATGCAGATAAGATAAGACATTAGGCTGGAATAAGTGATtcagttgataattaacccaagaAATAATAACAAATGTAAGGTATATAGGATGGGCCCACTTAAAGATAAGGTGTTCCCCAGTTGGGAAATTGGGCCAAATTATCTGTCAGCTTTCTCATGGAGTAGGGACTAGGTGGGCCGACTGATCAACCCAACACACTCTTAATACACGGTCTGCTATAATACCGTTTCACCTCAAATTCTCAAATTATAGTTAGATACCCAATCTTTTACCTAATAGACCAGGGGTGTATTTAcatgatattttaataaattgtttttagtttatgaattttttaatgaattatatttgattttgattttgcgcAGATCCTTGATAAAATATTGCAGAGCTGATATAGATTCTTTAGAGTTTAACTATAATCCTACAAAATCTAATAGATTTTGATgagattacaaattatttaaaatacagaaTACCATCCCACAAAAACCTTCATTTTACgaagtccaaaaaaatccatcaatatttgaataccatcatattttaatgaattttaaacaatctcaattaaatattatcaaattttaagcataatttatgATTGAATGtgaccagattttgtagcataatttgaatACCCCAAGATTctgttacatttttttaaatccgAGTTGGATACCTTCAGATTTtgtgaatgaaaaaaataatttaaaatttcaatgaaTACACCTCccctaaggttgtgttcacttgtaTGAAATGAATCCGGCGGTTAAGTTTCATTGTATATTTAAACATTTTGGtttttatatattgatttttcaagTGTGTGTTTATGGGCACATACTAAGCaccaactctcatgaaaatggcttAATTTAATTGGCGGgattggtgtgaatgcaggggacCATTAACATTTAATATCCATCCAGCAATCAAAGGTTAGTATTCTCAtgagagttagtgactattATGTGTGCATGGACAAGAAAAttcgtttatatatttatttttattaaaataataattatttatgatatatataaatctaactattgaaatattttgatatcTATGGATGACTTAttgcatttattttatttaaataaaagaggGTGCAAAATTTAGCAGGAATAAAGGAATTAAAAGCCCACGTTTTAGTGGGTTTCATGGAAGCAAAAGTAGCATCTGGCACAGCTTGCAGATTTgtcctttttaatattttatttttccagAATATTTAGAGAAAACTCTGGTAATTGGAGCCCAATCATGAAAAGTTTGCTTTATCCATTGTCTTCCATGTGCCTGATCCGACCTCCACCACCAAGAACTGTTCATAAATTTCACACTTTTTTAGATTTGAGGAAATCTAGGtgtcaaattttataatatcgGTGGTGGTCCATCGGCAGCAGCTTAGTTCAAATTGATTTCATAATACCGGGAAACTGGACTtcacacgcattttaatgctcaggtaaattatagtttcataaattatttttttttgggattTTCTACTTTCGcaaaaaaatagaaagttaTGAAGGTAGACTTTATATTCACGTCAAAATAGATGCCGATCAATTATCCAACCCTGTTTGAAGCCAAACCCGTCAGAGATGCTCTTGTGATATTGCCTGTTATATACCAGCCTGAAACTTGTAGGTTACAAAGAGAATAACCAAACCATATTTCATTACACATATTGAACCAGCACTGCAATGTCCTAATAGGCAAACCAACACAACAAGAGTCATGGCTACTTACAATGGGGTTACATTTCCTCTATTCCTCTCATGATTAAGGATAAaccataaaataaaatgaatataataatttatagacAGAGAGCCAGATATAGTAGGTAGGATTTTCAGACATGTGAGATTTTTTACAAATGCATTGTGAGTTTGTGACACACATCCATGTTATTGTAGATGTTATCTATGCGCTTTCTGATGGAAACTGATCAAAGCTTACTCCGTGGCCACGCTTAGGCCTCCACTCGGTTCTTCCCTTCATGATCTCAGCACCATCATTGAGTCGAAGTGAATGCTGACACTCAACGTGGCCGTGGTCTGCCAGATCACCCTGGCCTTTGTTCAGAATAGAAGTAAGGGAGTCGAGCACACTGTCCCTGTTACACTCCTTTCGGTACTCCAGAGTCATGCTAGCTAGCTCGTGACTCTCCATAATTGGCTGCGGTGCACTCTGCAAGAACCAGCATGGCTTTTTAAGCACAGATTTAATGAAAGAATCACAGTTATTCAGTTAAGCATATCGCATAAGCATAAACCTTACCTCAAGTATCCAGTCGACATATTTTACATTGTTAACATGCTGGTTGACATCCAAATCGCCCCATCTTGGCTaatgaattaaataaaagatCGGAATTTAGAGGAAAAGAAACCAAAGCAGTGTGGAAATCTAATACACAGAGGCAATAGCCCTCATCGATGAGTTGCAGAGACATACCGTTAGTCCAGTCTGGATATAATCTGCACTGTTATCAGTAAGTTTGGGTAATTTTCTACTATCTTCATCTACAACAGGAGGCGCATCAACAAAAAAACTTCCTATTTCAGCTCGGACTTCATCTGGAAGTTTGGACAACTTCCTTGTCTCTTTGTTCATCATCACCCAACAACTGCattgaataatttaatatatctgGTTAGTGTGGTGGAACACAATGCGCAAAATGGCAATTTTCCATCTTTAGCTAAATCTTTCGTGACagatgtattttatattagacaGACTGTCCATGTTAGAGCATAGATCACGCCATACAGCTATGGAAGTGACACTGATTTTGCATAAAGAGCGAAGAAAACTTGAAgctatttaaaaagaaaatcaaagatgCGCCTAATTTAACCATGAAGAAAGACAGAGAAGGAAATTAAACATCACAGCATCCAACCTAGAAGCTCTAGTCAATATTTCCCCGGTATTGTAGTCTCGAAGAACCCAATCACGACGCATTCCATTCTTACCCGCTGCAGCTACCCAAGTATCTACTTGAACAACATCTCCCCTGCAATCAATTTAAGTACATGCTTAGAGAACAGACAAATTCAGTACAAGTGACCAAAGGGAGGTTAAttgttcaaaaataaataaatataacaagTATAAATTATCCAATATAAATTATCTTGTTAATCAGGAAGATTAAAGTTGATCAATGGTAAATCATATCTTCTAATTCTGATTATAACCAAAACAAACTCCACACTAACTGAATCATATCAATCAGATCCATCCTTTATCACGAATCACAAAAGTTATCTATAAACTATGTTGTTTCATAAGAAAAGAGGTATCATGGTAGATTAGAATATGTTATGAAACAAGTATGGCTTACCAAGTTGGATATCGATCAAACATGACCTGCATTTTGGTGACCACCCATATGAGGTTCTTTTTACACATCTCTGGAGTAGAACCAAAGCCATCACCCAGTAGCCCCGCCTGCTTTACATGGTTAAGAGCTGTATCCTGCAAAAGAAGATAGAAAGATGTGCTCGCTATGACATGTATTCGAGGCAAGAAATTGATTGAAACAGCACCGAATTTAAGGTCACAAGTGATTAGCATAAAAGTTGTGATATATAAGCCTACCTGCAAATGATTCATCAGTGTCTCCACAGATGCAGTCCGATCAGCCCCAATTTCATACGAACGAATGGAAAAATTTTGACGGAAAGCTAATCCATCATGAACAATCCGGCCCAAACCAAAGGGGTCACCTAGCATATCAAGCCGTTTTGGCTTCCAATCAACCACCGTCCATTGCTTCTCAGCTGCCAAGAAAATGGTTGTGATAGCCGCAAGGAGCATACTCCAATCAGGCAACTGgttaataaatgtccttggggGCGGCGAAGAAGATATTTGATCATCGCTCTTAAGGCCTTCCATCACCCCAACTCTGGAACCATTAACCTTGGTTGGAGCTTGTGCACTGGCCTTCACCTGCAAAGTCTTAGAAGAAACCGATTTCGACCTGATTCCCCGTGCATCAACACTTGCAGGAAGGCCTCCAACGTTTCCGCCAGGCTTGCCACTAGAGGCATCAGATGCCGGAGAAACGGAAAAGAATGCTGTACTGGCAGTAGCAGCCATAGCAATCGATATGGCCTCACCAAAAACAAGAAGGGTATATCCAAATCTCGATCAAACGAATTCAAAACAAATCACAAATTATTGCATCACTGTCTCCTCTGCATAACACAAAATTTTACAGATCAATAACTCTCTCCCATACACAAATGAAACTCAAAAATTTCACACAATTGTTATCAAATAagtttattaaaaacaaaagaaCAAAGCTTAGGTTTGACTCTTCTGTCCTATATAGTAAATTAATATAGACAGATAGTCTCTGTATCACATACTGCTCAACCAAAAGAATGTACAGATAGATAGACAGACAACCAATACCAAACTTTATTCAACAAAACACTCtacaaacaattatttttagtatgtaGTCCTACAAGATTTTAACGCGCCTTGTCACTAGTCTATCAACGAATCCTCGAACATTTTATTAAAAGTCGAAAAACTAAAAccaataattcataaataagcCTACAAGATTTCAACAGACCTTGTCACTAGTGAATCCTTGAACATTTTATTAAAACCCGAAAAACTAAAAccaataattcataaataataattattacatatatattgcCTCATAGCTCAAAATTTTCCAAGAAACATCTGGATCactaaatttgaaaaagatggTCCAAGACTTGAAAAGTCCAGATAGTCATAAACATACAGAGGAACATAGCTGTCTTTCTACATAACAATCAAGAAAACTAAATAAACCATAGCCACACAAAATCACAAAATGCTCAGCACGTTTAAACTAATTCAAAGACATGCATACCTAACAACAACAGATCTGAGCTAAAACTACAAAAATTTCCAATTCTATATCCTACCCACATAAAAAGATCAGATTTTTTTCATGCGACGAAAGCTGGCCCGGACACACAGTATAAAGAAACTCGTAATAAAAAACACGGATTTGATCAcaagataataaaaaaagtaCATGCAGAACTGGACATACCTTGATCAGCAGCAGCTCAGTAGATTCTCGAAAAGAATATGAAAAAGATTCACACGTAGAAATAAATTGTGTCTAAAATATAGAAATGATAGAATTATATAGAAGTCTCGTTGGTTGTGTATGATAAAAAAAAGTGCAATAATATGCTTCGATCTGCAGACCCCGAACTCGGTGGATTCCAGTTACGTAGGGTTcctgataaataaattattttatttttttgtaggagagattttgagagagagagagagagatttgaggAGAGAGGGTAGTATATGTGTTTGTGAGAAGCGAGTTTTGGAGGGGAGAGTATTTATAGTAAGCTTTAACTACTTTACTCCCGCCTTTCATTTTCTGTTTCCACTTTTACTcgcttttttttctttttgatttgTTTACCTACTTGCTCTCTTTCTATTACTTCTACCCCTTTCTCTCTtcgttatttttattttttaataaataaataattttattaagatGAGACGTTTAACAAAATGAGTATTTGAACTTCATGCAGGACAAATTCTCGAGCTGTCAATTATAACTTGACTGTAAAATAAAAAACGAGTTAAGCAAATaatcgttttgttttcagatcgctcaacacataaaatattcaaattttgcaaaaaaaatattaaaatgaaatcTCGAACAATTTAACCTACACCAATTCATAACAGTTGACTTTTACATAAGTATCATCTGTAGCCCAAAATTCAGAACTATCAATTACATCAACTGATATTAGAGCAACAAATgttcaaaataagaaaaaaaaaattcgttGTTAAAGGTGAGCTCTTCCAATATTTACCACCGTTCCAAAATCGACGTGAGTCTTATAAATTTCCCAAAAATACCATATAAATCTTTATCAGAAATTAACCAAAACACATACCGAActcacaaaaatatcaaaacatatCCCAAAAAGATGGGACACGACTACCAACTTTGATAACAAGATACTCAACAATATCTAATTCGAAAAAGATTAgatctaaattttattaaaatatctgATAAATGAAAAAGAGAAGGAGAGAGTGGATAACGCTTAATTGATAAGAGAAATGAAGATCCGAAAAACAAAAAAGTGACATTTAGTTACCTAATTACGGGAGTCGACTTTGAAATGGGCCGAAATCAAAACTCGAAATCAAAATAATCGGTCATggttataattttcatttaaatcaaGACAAAAGACATGTACATATTCTGAAATTAGGATGGGACTAAAACATGTCAATAtgttttatatgaatatttgaactcccgATTTCCGGAATCTGTGTCAAAAATGGGTGCAATCTATGATCTCCGCGTGCAGTGACGAAACCAGGAATGAAGTTTAAAGGGGCTCAAATTTGGAAGCACCGATTGAAACTTGAATACCGAACCTTGATA is a window from the Daucus carota subsp. sativus chromosome 8, DH1 v3.0, whole genome shotgun sequence genome containing:
- the LOC108199923 gene encoding palmitoyl-acyl carrier protein thioesterase, chloroplastic, translating into MAATASTAFFSVSPASDASSGKPGGNVGGLPASVDARGIRSKSVSSKTLQVKASAQAPTKVNGSRVGVMEGLKSDDQISSSPPPRTFINQLPDWSMLLAAITTIFLAAEKQWTVVDWKPKRLDMLGDPFGLGRIVHDGLAFRQNFSIRSYEIGADRTASVETLMNHLQDTALNHVKQAGLLGDGFGSTPEMCKKNLIWVVTKMQVMFDRYPTWGDVVQVDTWVAAAGKNGMRRDWVLRDYNTGEILTRASSCWVMMNKETRKLSKLPDEVRAEIGSFFVDAPPVVDEDSRKLPKLTDNSADYIQTGLTPRWGDLDVNQHVNNVKYVDWILESAPQPIMESHELASMTLEYRKECNRDSVLDSLTSILNKGQGDLADHGHVECQHSLRLNDGAEIMKGRTEWRPKRGHGVSFDQFPSESA